One segment of Panicum virgatum strain AP13 chromosome 1K, P.virgatum_v5, whole genome shotgun sequence DNA contains the following:
- the LOC120652176 gene encoding uncharacterized protein LOC120652176 — translation MGMGGLKKMALLDAQRRPPAWLRRLRETKKFFEPCSLHAGALGRSTRSAGSCNYFCTSCDDGGALCSGCLADHAGHEIIQIRRSSSHCLVKVADLRRLLNVSYVQTYMINGEPGVFLDKRALSGKAKKPAANKCTECNRGLNDADCLFCSLGCKANGIEDLLDFNITFDVDPRGDSSGEESESESETETETESSDDDDTFLLPTKSRKLGTSPGSPRQVTARGRRSG, via the exons ATGGGCATGGGCGGCCTGAAGAAGATGGCGCTTCTGGacgcgcagcgccgcccgccggcgtggCTGCGTCGGCTTCGGGAGACAAAAAAATTCTTCGAGCCGTGCTCGCTGCACGCGGGCGCCTTAGGCCGCTCGACCAGGAGCGCCGGCTCCTGCAATTACTTCTGCACCAgctgcgacgacggcggcgccctcTGCTCCGGGTGCCTCGCCGACCACGCAGGCCACGAAATCATCCAG ATCCGGAGGTCTTCGTCGCACTGCCTTGTGAAGGTGGCCGACCTGCGACGCCTGCTCAACGTATCCTACGTGCAGACGTACATGATAAACGGGGAGCCGGGAGTTTTCCTTGATAAGCGGGCTCTCTCAGGGAAGGCGAAGAAGCCTGCCGCAAACAAGTGTACGGAATGCAATCGGGGGCTCAACGACGCAGACTGCCTCTTCTGTTCGCTTGGATGCAAG gcTAATGGAATAGAGGACCTGCTTGATTTCAACATAACATTTGATGTCGATCCAAGAGGCGACAGCTCCGGAGAAGAGTCAGAGTCAGAATCAGAAACAGAAACAGAAACAGAATCATCAGACGATGACGACACATTCCTGCTTCCAACCAAGTCTCGGAAGCTCGGAACTTCACCAGGGTCGCCTAGGCAGGTTACTGCTAGAGGACGCCGGTCTGGGTAG